In a genomic window of Myxococcales bacterium:
- a CDS encoding serine/threonine protein kinase, which translates to MARDPDGDTLHIVGGPAQAPPSAGADPYLGTVIEGRYLVDSVLGEGGMGIVYAGRHRTLAKRVAIKVLKRELADDRDMLERFFNEARAASSIGSPHIADVADFGMLPDGAAYFVMEYLDGVSLGGLLDQLRMIPTPRLLKIARQMAVGLSAAHAAGIVHRDLKPDNIMLVSRGGENDFVKILDFGIAKVTHAATRLTRTGSVFGTPHYMSPEQAAGLSVDSRGDLYAMGIILYEMACGRVPFDSDNYMGILTQHMYKAPPAPRTLVVPPNAVSPGLEAIILKCLTKKPEGRYATADELVADLDLLLAGQPPKAVGELMARSGNFNAPADYFHGAAASTMLPQSRGGGGRLGIALGLGMGVLLAIAAVVAFALRDKGAGAQPTIRALAPPPSASTSAAVAVVVASAAPVVTKRVVIVAIEPVDAQVALPSGTLVHVERGFAHVSLAPGESVKLTVSRAGYARQELVVGPASADAERVALAAEPKAPVGVTTAHPTAPRVAPPPPSASAAPPPPKQRPEWCAKMKTSDPTFRHFPECR; encoded by the coding sequence ATGGCGAGGGACCCGGACGGAGACACGCTCCACATCGTCGGGGGCCCCGCGCAGGCGCCCCCGTCTGCGGGGGCCGATCCGTACCTCGGCACCGTAATCGAGGGGCGGTACCTCGTGGACTCGGTGCTGGGCGAAGGCGGCATGGGCATCGTCTACGCCGGGCGCCACCGCACCCTGGCCAAGCGCGTGGCCATCAAGGTGCTCAAGCGGGAGCTCGCCGACGATCGTGACATGCTCGAGCGGTTCTTCAACGAAGCGCGCGCGGCGTCGTCGATCGGCTCGCCCCACATCGCCGACGTCGCCGATTTCGGCATGCTCCCGGACGGGGCCGCGTACTTCGTCATGGAGTACCTCGACGGCGTGAGCCTCGGCGGGCTGCTCGACCAGCTCCGGATGATCCCCACCCCGCGGCTCCTCAAGATCGCTCGCCAGATGGCCGTGGGTCTGTCTGCCGCGCACGCCGCTGGCATCGTCCACCGCGACCTCAAGCCCGACAACATCATGCTCGTGTCGCGGGGGGGCGAGAACGATTTCGTCAAGATACTTGACTTCGGCATCGCGAAGGTCACCCACGCGGCGACGCGGCTCACGCGGACCGGCAGCGTGTTCGGCACGCCGCACTACATGTCCCCGGAGCAGGCCGCCGGGCTCTCGGTCGACAGCCGTGGCGATCTCTACGCCATGGGCATCATCCTCTACGAGATGGCCTGCGGGCGGGTGCCGTTCGACTCCGACAATTACATGGGCATCCTGACCCAGCACATGTACAAGGCGCCGCCCGCGCCGCGGACGCTCGTGGTGCCTCCGAACGCCGTCTCCCCCGGGCTCGAGGCGATCATCCTGAAGTGCCTCACCAAGAAGCCGGAGGGGCGCTACGCCACGGCCGACGAGCTCGTCGCCGACCTCGACCTCTTGCTCGCGGGGCAGCCCCCGAAGGCGGTGGGCGAGCTCATGGCGCGCTCGGGCAATTTCAACGCTCCGGCCGACTACTTCCACGGCGCCGCCGCGAGCACCATGCTCCCGCAGTCTCGCGGAGGGGGCGGCCGCCTCGGGATCGCGCTGGGCCTCGGCATGGGGGTCCTCCTCGCGATCGCCGCGGTCGTTGCGTTCGCCCTGCGCGACAAGGGCGCTGGCGCGCAACCCACCATCCGCGCGCTCGCGCCCCCCCCCTCCGCTTCGACGAGCGCCGCGGTCGCGGTCGTCGTGGCGTCGGCGGCCCCCGTCGTCACGAAGCGCGTCGTGATCGTCGCGATCGAGCCCGTCGACGCGCAGGTGGCGCTCCCGTCGGGGACGCTGGTGCACGTGGAGCGCGGCTTCGCCCACGTCTCGCTCGCGCCGGGTGAGAGCGTGAAGCTCACGGTCTCGCGCGCGGGTTACGCGCGGCAGGAGCTGGTGGTCGGGCCCGCGTCGGCCGACGCCGAGCGGGTCGCGCTCGCGGCCGAGCCGAAGGCGCCCGTAGGAGTGACGACCGCCCACCCGACGGCCCCCCGTGTCGCGCCCCCGCCGCCGTCCGCGAGCGCCGCACCGCCGCCTCCGAAGCAGCGCCCCGAGTGGTGCGCCAAGATGAAGACTTCGGATCCGACCTTCAGACATTTCCCCGAGTGCAGGTAG
- a CDS encoding HAMP domain-containing histidine kinase, producing MAREAERSRRDRLTRFVLLPAVIVAVAVLAYFTFRTTLQLDTLRKQSVLEATLALANEKATRLDRQIIDQDNVVLAIADPAQAEHLTERWLPTAQRETPSVRAILVLDETRTVVAFASRARGPFAEEEAFRRLLTERLLDDMPPAVEALRHLHRTYGAESYLISYWLRPSDARTYTIVAWHDIGRIVKETLPTLYGDRSVPGALLAQNTSRANIVDEEGRIVFGPPLRSGGFTVGVRFPTTLYNWRVQVSPVGEDEFTVNVKRRRVLEIATVGLSFVVLVAGVLTILLAAETERQASALKSEFVANVSHELKTPLALVRMFAEMLQSGRVKNEEKRMEYLNVIVSESERLSSLIENVLDFARVERGRASYDFSPGDLGEAVRRAVNVYRYRAEREGVTLTLEVEERLPEVLLDARAIELVVINLLDNALKYAPDGKEVAVSVSRVGDDVTVSVTDQGPGIPEAERQRIFERFVRGSSATARDGKGAVRGSGIGLSLVQHIAESHRGRAWVDSGLGHGATFRFCVPRRTGPAPPRAA from the coding sequence GTGGCGCGCGAGGCTGAGCGATCCCGGCGGGACCGCCTGACCCGCTTCGTCCTTCTGCCGGCCGTCATCGTCGCGGTCGCGGTCCTCGCCTACTTCACCTTTCGGACCACGCTCCAGCTCGACACGCTCCGCAAGCAGTCGGTCCTCGAGGCCACGCTCGCGCTCGCCAACGAGAAGGCGACCCGCCTCGACCGCCAGATCATCGATCAAGACAACGTCGTGCTCGCGATCGCGGACCCCGCGCAAGCGGAGCACCTCACCGAGCGCTGGCTGCCTACGGCCCAGCGCGAGACGCCCTCGGTGCGAGCCATCCTGGTGCTCGACGAGACGCGCACGGTGGTCGCCTTCGCATCCCGCGCGCGCGGACCGTTCGCCGAGGAAGAGGCATTTCGGCGGCTGCTGACCGAGCGGCTGCTCGACGACATGCCACCCGCGGTCGAGGCGCTGCGGCACCTGCACCGGACCTACGGCGCGGAGAGCTACCTCATCTCGTACTGGCTCCGCCCAAGCGACGCGCGCACCTACACGATCGTGGCGTGGCACGACATCGGGCGCATCGTGAAGGAGACCCTGCCGACCCTCTACGGGGATCGCTCGGTCCCGGGGGCGCTCCTGGCGCAGAACACGAGCCGCGCGAACATCGTCGACGAAGAGGGCCGCATCGTCTTCGGGCCCCCGCTCCGCAGCGGCGGCTTCACCGTCGGCGTGCGCTTCCCGACGACGCTCTACAACTGGCGCGTGCAGGTCTCGCCGGTCGGCGAGGACGAGTTCACCGTCAACGTGAAGCGACGACGCGTGCTCGAGATCGCGACGGTCGGCCTGTCGTTCGTCGTGCTCGTGGCCGGGGTGCTCACGATCCTGCTCGCCGCCGAGACCGAGCGCCAGGCCTCGGCGCTGAAGAGCGAGTTCGTCGCGAACGTCAGCCATGAGCTCAAGACCCCGCTCGCCCTCGTCCGCATGTTCGCCGAGATGCTCCAGAGCGGGCGCGTCAAGAACGAGGAGAAGCGCATGGAGTACCTCAACGTCATCGTGAGCGAGAGCGAGCGGCTCTCGAGCCTCATCGAGAACGTGCTCGACTTCGCCCGGGTCGAGCGAGGTCGCGCGAGCTACGATTTCTCTCCGGGCGATTTGGGGGAGGCCGTCCGCCGCGCCGTGAACGTGTACCGCTACCGCGCGGAGCGCGAGGGCGTGACGCTCACGCTCGAGGTCGAGGAACGCCTGCCGGAGGTGCTGCTCGACGCGCGGGCCATCGAGCTCGTGGTCATCAACCTACTTGACAATGCGCTAAAATATGCGCCCGACGGCAAGGAGGTCGCCGTCTCCGTCAGCCGGGTCGGCGACGACGTCACAGTGTCCGTGACCGACCAGGGCCCAGGGATCCCCGAGGCCGAGCGCCAGCGTATCTTCGAGCGCTTCGTCCGCGGCTCGTCGGCGACCGCCCGCGACGGGAAAGGCGCCGTCCGAGGCAGCGGCATCGGCCTGTCGCTCGTGCAGCACATCGCCGAGAGCCACCGCGGCCGAGCTTGGGTCGACAGCGGGCTCGGGCACGGGGCGACGTTCCGCTTCTGTGTACCTCGCCGCACGGGGCCCGCGCCCCCACGCGCCGCCTGA
- a CDS encoding CesT family type III secretion system chaperone — MRTEKDVEAYLTKMNRRFSPLEDGTYVLGATSEAAPPIALHVDPPLVVTRVNVGKAPAEGGSEFFRRLLSLNASTLVHTSFGLEEDNVVLTSALELQNLDYNELEALLDEIDVTLAQQVPALVELSRAPS; from the coding sequence ATGCGCACGGAGAAAGACGTCGAGGCGTACCTGACCAAGATGAACCGGCGGTTCTCGCCGCTGGAGGACGGGACCTACGTCCTCGGCGCGACGAGCGAGGCGGCCCCGCCCATCGCCCTACACGTAGACCCGCCCCTCGTCGTGACGCGGGTCAACGTCGGCAAGGCGCCCGCCGAGGGCGGCTCCGAGTTTTTTCGTCGGCTCCTGTCGCTGAACGCCAGCACGCTCGTGCACACGAGCTTCGGCCTGGAGGAAGACAACGTCGTGCTCACGAGCGCGCTCGAGCTCCAGAACCTCGACTACAACGAGCTCGAGGCGCTGCTCGACGAGATCGACGTGACCTTGGCGCAGCAAGTGCCCGCGCTGGTGGAGCTCTCCCGAGCGCCAAGCTGA
- a CDS encoding GAF domain-containing protein, whose product MVIPPRSQTGTRVSGDELIATLFEAMHDLHFLQDAIQGADFCLQLAIGVIPSRAGYAHFFDVEKREFVLVRAKGEDTEDLVGKRHLEAEPLLSAAVRTKKAILKDANDALTSRYMTLGGATSVVLCPVFVAGRALAILELVNPSDGAPFTQAEANALTYIAEQFAEFLSSRGLVFDHGRARAAQG is encoded by the coding sequence GTGGTCATCCCGCCCCGATCACAGACGGGCACGCGGGTCTCGGGCGACGAGCTCATCGCCACCTTGTTCGAGGCGATGCACGACCTCCACTTCCTCCAGGACGCCATCCAAGGCGCCGATTTCTGCCTCCAGCTCGCGATCGGCGTCATCCCCTCGCGGGCTGGCTACGCCCACTTCTTCGACGTCGAGAAGCGCGAGTTCGTGCTGGTCCGCGCCAAGGGCGAGGACACGGAGGACCTCGTCGGCAAGCGCCACCTCGAGGCGGAGCCCCTGCTGTCGGCGGCCGTCCGCACCAAGAAGGCCATCCTCAAGGACGCCAACGACGCGCTGACGAGCCGCTACATGACGCTGGGCGGGGCCACGAGCGTCGTGCTCTGCCCCGTCTTCGTCGCGGGCCGCGCGCTCGCCATCCTCGAGCTCGTCAACCCGTCCGACGGCGCGCCGTTCACGCAGGCCGAGGCGAACGCGCTCACCTACATCGCCGAACAATTCGCCGAGTTCCTGTCCTCACGAGGCCTGGTGTTCGATCACGGTCGCGCACGCGCGGCCCAAGGCTGA
- a CDS encoding serine/threonine protein kinase gives MVADSRIPSGTILGGKFRIRRLLGQGGMGEVYAGEGRRGEKVAIKVLHDRAAKDPDLVARFNREAEIARSIHSEYVAAVLGSGKERDGRLWIAFERLVGEGLDERLRREQYLAFSEVVPIVDDALQGLIAAHDARVIHRDIKPANLFVEKRKLTHAELAGGAREERTRILDFGVSKLRPAADRNEPSLTAFDATLGSFAYMAPEQVRGSARVDERADLYALGAVAFRGLTGRLPFEGTNALTLVALKLDRDPPSLTSTTGDEWPQAIERFLGKLMARERENRFRTAAETLTAWRAVSTAMDDVRHRPRSVGEPAPEPAEPTQGTFADDYELPYRR, from the coding sequence ATGGTGGCGGACTCCAGGATCCCGTCGGGGACCATCCTCGGCGGTAAGTTCCGCATTCGCCGGCTCTTGGGACAGGGCGGCATGGGCGAGGTGTACGCGGGCGAGGGGCGCCGCGGCGAGAAGGTCGCCATCAAGGTGCTCCACGACCGCGCCGCGAAGGATCCCGACCTCGTGGCGCGCTTCAACCGCGAGGCGGAGATCGCCCGCAGCATCCATTCGGAGTACGTCGCCGCGGTGCTCGGCTCGGGGAAAGAGCGGGACGGGCGCCTCTGGATAGCCTTCGAGCGCCTGGTGGGCGAGGGGCTCGACGAGCGACTCCGCCGCGAGCAGTACCTCGCGTTCTCCGAGGTGGTCCCGATCGTCGACGACGCGCTGCAGGGCCTCATCGCGGCGCACGACGCCCGCGTCATCCACCGCGACATCAAGCCCGCGAACCTGTTCGTCGAGAAGCGAAAGCTGACGCACGCGGAGCTCGCGGGCGGGGCGCGCGAGGAGCGCACCCGCATCCTCGACTTCGGGGTCTCCAAGCTCCGCCCGGCGGCCGACCGCAACGAGCCCTCGCTCACCGCGTTCGACGCGACCTTGGGCAGCTTTGCCTACATGGCGCCCGAGCAGGTGCGGGGCTCGGCGCGCGTCGACGAGCGCGCCGATCTGTACGCGCTCGGCGCCGTCGCGTTCCGCGGGCTCACCGGGCGACTCCCGTTCGAGGGCACGAACGCGCTCACGCTGGTGGCGCTGAAGCTCGATCGCGATCCGCCCAGCCTCACCTCCACGACCGGTGACGAGTGGCCCCAGGCGATCGAGCGGTTCCTGGGCAAGCTCATGGCCCGCGAGCGCGAGAACCGCTTCCGCACGGCCGCCGAGACCCTCACCGCCTGGCGCGCGGTGTCCACCGCGATGGACGACGTGAGGCACCGGCCGCGCAGCGTCGGCGAGCCGGCCCCCGAACCCGCCGAGCCGACGCAAGGCACGTTCGCCGACGACTACGAGCTGCCGTATCGGCGCTGA
- a CDS encoding ABC transporter permease, protein MGYPLTVALRYLVSKKRSFISVGTAFAMFGVMIGVAALATVMSVTGGFQKQFRDKVLGVNAHVLVLKYSVDFREYPDVMKKVADVPGVKGVAPFIINPMMVTHGGRTATGVLLKGVDPEFMPKVLDLPRHIVEGNLDGLRKPGAKPPERRVEPFDPFPSNSGARDGGASRSVLGDLHAAGLDPDRSDAGAPDDAAAPTAAPAPTVVGAVTPDGGYASQLPTNDDDVLPESVDPDPCKSPEQIKKLPGVVIGRTLGRQLGVKLGDCLQITSPTIGVSLGASGARPPIAKQFRVIAVFEAGFDQYDSKLVYTDLYEAQGFYDQGDSVTGVEMTIDDIDNSGAIAKEIDRRLANGVYHTLDWRELNHGLFTALLIQQIGMSFMLALNILVAAFTVVAVLIMVVLDKKREIALLKALGATDRAILRIFLYQGTLIGVVGTGLGLLLGYACCRAIAAYPFPLDPKVYFISHLPVLIRPNEFLITGAIAVFISSVATIVPALYASRMRPADGLRAE, encoded by the coding sequence ATGGGCTACCCCCTCACCGTCGCTCTCCGTTACCTCGTCTCGAAGAAGCGCTCCTTCATTTCGGTCGGGACCGCGTTCGCGATGTTCGGGGTGATGATCGGCGTCGCGGCGCTCGCGACGGTCATGAGCGTCACGGGCGGATTCCAGAAGCAGTTCCGGGACAAGGTGCTCGGGGTGAACGCCCACGTCCTCGTGCTGAAATACTCGGTCGACTTCCGCGAGTACCCGGACGTCATGAAGAAGGTCGCCGACGTGCCCGGCGTCAAGGGCGTCGCGCCGTTCATCATCAACCCGATGATGGTCACCCACGGGGGCCGCACGGCCACCGGGGTGCTGCTGAAGGGCGTCGACCCCGAGTTCATGCCGAAGGTGCTCGACCTCCCGAGGCACATCGTCGAGGGAAACCTGGACGGCCTGCGAAAGCCGGGCGCGAAGCCGCCCGAGCGACGGGTCGAGCCGTTCGACCCTTTCCCGTCCAACTCGGGCGCCCGCGATGGCGGCGCGAGCCGCTCGGTCCTCGGCGATCTGCACGCGGCGGGGCTCGATCCCGATCGCTCGGACGCCGGCGCGCCCGACGACGCGGCCGCACCGACCGCGGCCCCGGCCCCGACGGTCGTCGGCGCCGTCACGCCCGACGGCGGCTACGCGAGCCAGCTCCCCACGAACGACGACGACGTCCTCCCCGAGTCGGTCGATCCCGATCCGTGCAAGAGCCCGGAGCAGATCAAGAAGCTGCCCGGCGTGGTGATCGGGCGGACGCTCGGCCGACAGCTCGGCGTGAAGCTCGGCGACTGCCTGCAGATCACCTCGCCGACCATCGGCGTCTCCCTCGGCGCGAGCGGTGCGCGACCGCCGATCGCGAAGCAGTTCCGCGTCATCGCGGTCTTCGAGGCCGGCTTCGACCAGTACGACTCCAAGCTGGTGTACACCGACCTCTACGAGGCCCAGGGCTTCTACGACCAGGGCGACAGCGTCACGGGGGTCGAGATGACCATCGACGACATCGACAACTCCGGGGCCATCGCGAAGGAAATCGACCGTCGCCTCGCCAACGGCGTCTACCACACGCTCGACTGGCGGGAGCTCAACCATGGCCTCTTCACGGCGCTCCTCATCCAGCAAATCGGGATGAGCTTCATGCTCGCCCTGAACATCCTCGTGGCGGCGTTCACCGTCGTGGCGGTGCTCATCATGGTCGTGCTCGACAAGAAGCGGGAGATCGCCCTCTTGAAGGCCCTGGGCGCGACCGACCGCGCCATCCTCCGCATCTTCCTCTACCAGGGCACGCTCATCGGCGTCGTGGGGACGGGGCTGGGTCTCCTCCTGGGGTACGCCTGCTGCCGAGCCATCGCGGCCTACCCTTTCCCACTCGACCCCAAGGTCTACTTCATCTCGCACTTGCCGGTCCTCATTCGGCCGAACGAGTTCCTCATCACGGGCGCCATCGCCGTGTTCATCAGCAGCGTGGCCACCATCGTCCCCGCGCTCTACGCGTCCCGCATGCGGCCCGCCGACGGGCTGCGGGCGGAATAA